A genomic window from Lotus japonicus ecotype B-129 chromosome 1, LjGifu_v1.2 includes:
- the LOC130744042 gene encoding uncharacterized protein LOC130744042 yields the protein MDLPVEMILADFSSPEGWYIDPHTGICTYVGMSTFWYRHPDSPVPGYPVSFPRMFSFIMPPHFLAQEILEEPPLPPMPNFAAPLAAVPPPREPQPDMPVENGHVKELHFRKMDNDMAEALRQLTNFLANQAARAEQQNQPAEDDVYKGIDKFLKRNPPLFDGGYDPEGANRWLRKIEQIYESLPTSEDRMIAYASYLFHEEARNWWVHAKSRITPPDGVLTWSIFKEAFLEKYFPADVKGKKETEFLELKQGEMFVGQYAARFEELSQFHPYYGTTADDASKCIRFECGLRPDIRAAIGHQQIRTFTVLVEKCRIFEENDRARREYYKSSKFNKTSKRREERKKPYSPRNYKPELQNRNYGGARPTNPNSHVTCYRCGKEGHKSWSCTATTTSGQTNLKPPVVGGTNTTSAPRNSAGASAQKPGRPVNKGKVFAMTGAEANTSEDLIQGTCFLCDISLVVLYDSGATHSFISHERAKSLKLVITQLPYDLVVTTPTKESAVTSSV from the exons ATGGACCTTCCAGTTGAGATGATACTGGCGGACTTTTCCTCGCCGGAGGGATGGTATATTGACCCTCACACCGGTATCTGTACATATGTAGGGATGTCGACGTTCTGGTATCGCCATCCCGATAGCCCTGTACCTGGTTACCCAGTTTCTTTTCCTCGGATGTTCAGTTTCATCATGCCCCCACACTTCCTAGCTCAGGAGATCTTGGAGGAGCCTCCGCTACCACCTATGCCGAACTTCGCCGCTCCTTTGGCAGCTGTACCACCACCACGGGAGCCTCAGCCTGACATGCCCGTGGAGAATGGGCATGTGAAGGAG TTGCATTTCAGGAAAATGGATAACGACATGGCGGAAGCTTTACGCCAACTgactaatttcttagctaatCAGGCTGCCAGAGCCGAACAACAGAATCAACCAGCAGAGGATGATGTATACAAAGGAATTGACAAATTCCTTAAGCGAAATCCACCTCTATTTGATGGAGGTTATGACCCTGAAGGCGCCAACCGCTGGCTTCGTAAAATTGAACAGATCTATGAGTCCTTGCCTACAAGTGAGGACCGGATGATAGCTTATGCTTCTTACTTGTTTCACGAAGAAGCTAGGAACTGGTGGGTACACGCCAAAAGCAGAATCACTCCACCTGATGGAGTCTTGACTTGGAGCATCTTCAAGGAGGCATTCCTTGAAAAATACTTTCCTGCTGATGTAAAAGGCAAAAAGGAGACCGAGTTCTTGGAGCTCAAACAAGGAGAGATGTTTGTGGGACAATATGCGGCTCGCTTTGAAGAATTGAGTCAATTTCATCCTTACTATGGTACAACAGCTGACGACGCCTCCAAATGCATTCGTTTTGAGTGCGGTTTGAGGCCTGACATCAGGGCAGCAATAGGACATCAGCAAATCCGCACTTTTACTGTGCTGGTGGAAAAATGCAGGATATTTGAAGAAAATGATCGAGCTCGGAGGGAGTACTACAAAAGCTCAAAATTCAACAAGACTTCTAAGAGGAGAGAAGAACGAAAGAAGCCTTATTCACCTAGGAACTACAAACCGGAACTTCAAAACAGGAACTATGGTGGTGCAAGACCAACAAATCCTAACAGCCATGTGACTTGTTATCGGTGTGGAAAGGAAGGACACAAATCTTGGAGTTGTACTGCAACAACTACATCAGGACAGACTAACTTGAAGCCACCCGTTGTTGGAGGTACCAACACCACTTCTGCACCAAGAAACTCAGCTGGAGCAAGTGCTCAGAAACCTGGGAGACCCGTGAACAAGGGTAAAGTTTTTGCAATGACCGGCGCAGAGGCCAATACTTCTGAAGATTTGATACAGGGTACGTGTTTCCTCTGCGACATCTCTTTAGTAGTTTTGTACGATTCAGGTGCGACACATTCCTTCATATCACATGAGCGGGCTAAGTCGCTAAAATTGGTTATAACACAATTACCTTATGACTTAGTAGTAACCACTCCTACCAAGGAATCCGCAGTCACGTCTTCT GTCTAG
- the LOC130743671 gene encoding probable pectinesterase/pectinesterase inhibitor 34: MEYGKLGPSDSGGGSSRSDVALVNSRTKTTSGRKKKLIILVLLAVVLIVASAVVLTAVRSRAGGSGASTLRAKPTQAISNTCSKTRFPSLCVKSLLDFPGSTAASERDLVHISLNMTFQHLAKALYSSAAISASMDPRVRAAYDDCLELLDDSVDALGRSLSSFAAGSSSSDVMTWLSAALTNQDTCADGFADTSGDVKDQMAGNLKDLSELVSNCLAIFAGAGDDFSGVPIQNRRLLAMRDDNFPRWLNRRDRRLLSLPVSAMQADVVVSKDGNGTAKTIAEAIKKVPEYGSRRFIIYVRAGRYEENNLKIGRKRTNVMIIGDGKGKTVITGGKNVMDGLLTTFHTASFAASGAGFIARDMTFENYAGPEKHQAVALRVGADHAVVYRCNVIGYQDTMYVHSNRQFYRECDIYGTVDFIFGNAAVVFQNCSLYARKPMAQQKNTITAQNRKDPNQNTGISIHACRVLAAADLKASNESFETYLGRPWKLYSRTVYMMSYIGDHVHQRGWLEWNTTFALDTLYYGEYMNYGPGAAVGQRVNWPGYRVITSALEASRFTVAQFILGATWLPSTGVAFLSGLST, encoded by the exons aTGGAGTATGGGAAATTGGGACCCTCCGATTCAGGTGGTGGTTCCTCTCGCTCCGATGTAGCTCTAGTCAACTCAAGAACTAAAACAACCTccggaagaaagaagaagctcATTATTCTAGTACTCCTCGCCGTCGTCCTGATCGTCGCCTCCGCCGTCGTACTCACCGCTGTACGCTCCCGAGCCGGAGGCTCCGGAGCTTCCACCCTCCGGGCGAAACCGACACAGGCAATTTCAAACACGTGCAGCAAAACACGGTTTCCTTCACTCTGCGTGAAGTCCCTCCTTGATTTTCCGGGATCCACGGCGGCGTCGGAGAGAGACCTCGTCCACATTTCACTCAACATGACCTTCCAGCATCTCGCCAAGGCGCTCTACTCCTCCGCCGCGATCTCCGCCAGCATGGATCCCCGCGTCCGCGCCGCCTACGACGACTGCCTTGAGCTTCTCGATGATTCCGTTGACGCTCTTGGCCGCTCACTCTCCTCCTTCGCCGCCGGGTCGTCCTCCTCCGACGTGATGACATGGCTCAGCGCCGCGCTCACCAACCAGGACACGTGCGCGGATGGGTTTGCCGACACCTCCGGCGACGTCAAGGACCAGATGGCTGGCAACCTCAAGGATCTTTCAGAGCTCGTCAGCAACTGCCTCGCCATATTCGCTGGCGCCGGCGATGACTTCTCCGGCGTTCCCATACAGAATCGACGGTTACTCGCAATGCGAGATGATAATTTCCCGAGATGGTTGAACCGGCGAGATAGGAGATTGCTGAGCCTTCCGGTGTCGGCAATGCAAGCCGATGTTGTCGTCTCGAAAGATGGCAACGGAACGGCGAAGACCATCGCCGAAGCTATTAAGAAGGTGCCGGAGTATGGCTCCCGGCGTTTCATTATCTACGTCAGGGCAGGAAG GTATGAAGAGAACAATTTGAAGATAGGGAGAAAGAGAACCAATGTGATGATCATAGGGGATGGAAAGGGCAAGACAGTCATTACAGGTGGCAAAAATGTCATGGATGGCCTCCTCACCACATTTCACACTGCTTCCTTTG CTGCTTCAGGCGCAGGTTTCATTGCAAGGGACATGACTTTTGAGAACTACGCCGGGCCGGAGAAGCACCAAGCGGTGGCCCTCCGTGTCGGAGCAGACCACGCGGTGGTGTACCGCTGCAATGTGATTGGGTACCAGGACACAATGTATGTACACTCCAACCGTCAATTCTACCGCGAGTGTGACATCTACGGCACCGTAGACTTCATATTCGGCAATGCCGCGGTAGTTTTCCAAAACTGCAGCCTCTACGCGCGAAAGCCCATGGCCCAACAAAAAAACACCATCACGGCCCAAAATAGAAAGGACCCGAATCAGAACACGGGTATTTCAATCCATGCCTGTCGGGTCCTAGCCGCAGCAGATCTCAAAGCTTCCAATGAAAGCTTTGAGACCTATCTGGGCCGACCGTGGAAACTTTACTCTAGAACGGTGTACATGATGTCATACATTGGTGATCACGTGCATCAACGTGGGTGGTTGGAGTGGAACACAACGTTTGCTTTGGATACTTTGTATTATGGTGAGTACATGAATTATGGGCCGGGTGCTGCCGTTGGGCAACGGGTCAACTGGCCCGGGTATCGGGTCATTACATCCGCATTGGAAGCGAGCAGGTTCACGGTGGCGCAATTCATATTGGGCGCTACCTGGTTGCCGTCCACCGGAGTGGCATTCCTAAGTGGCTTATCTACGTGA